Within the Raphanus sativus cultivar WK10039 unplaced genomic scaffold, ASM80110v3 Scaffold0881, whole genome shotgun sequence genome, the region TGGTTTCATTCATAATATTGTTATATACTCATAGCGTATCACCTATGATTAGTTGTATTTGCATACAAGGTCATCGCATCAAGAGGTTCTCAAGGAAATCTCTCATcgtatataatattaaattaattttgattcCATCAACACGTAATTATTTTGTTTGCATAattcaatttaatataaataataatttcactaagaatttatgtattattaaactgtatataattttatatattttttgtacattatttatcattgtaagtttttaaatatgtaaatttgaatattatatatatatatatatatatatataattataatttaatcactattctatataattttaatttagatattagAGTTAgatgaaataatttataaaaatttagtaaGTTTAGATGTTAGTCTTAAATTTTTGAGATAAATTGAAATCGTTAACTTGAGTGTTAgtatattcatattttagatttatgaaGTGTAATTTTTAATGTAAACTGCAAAAAATTTTGTAGTTATTCCATTAACTAACAAGCATTaattcattattaaaaaataataatagagtAATCACTATAAATTtcatatgtatattaatttatattattttcattttatggAATAAAATATGTTCATATAAGCTAtctaactatatttttatttgatatatgatataattttatatataatattataaatttataattttttgtatataattctTAACCCAAGTCAAGGTTAAGACTCCTCCATTAATGACAAATCGAGTCTAATTAATTGATCATTTAATTTAATCCTAGAATACATCAATTCGCCGAAAGCAGACAAATATAATTGTGGTTTCTACGAAGAAATCCATCTAAACACTCGACGAGATCAAAAGAAGCTGTCTACCGAATCCTATTGGGGTATTACCAGCGTACAAAGAGTTGTTTTAGAAATTAGACTGTAATCACGCAAAGTGGCTTCTGATCTCAAAGAATCGGGCCCGTAAAAGGGTACTAATTAGCCCATGTAATTACAGCTAGCCGCTTCACTCAAAACGTGAGACATGTCTACATACCAGAGATCAATAGATGCATTACGAAACCAAAAAGGAGGAAAAAggaacataaaaagaaaattcagaCACGATACACATGTTTAAAGATCAGGAAAAATAAAAGCAATATCAACCATATTATTGAAAgccagtttacaaaaaaaaaaaatcaaccgtATTAACCATCTTAAAACTGTTCAAAGTCCTCTCTGAATTGTTGTTTCGCCACATTTTAGAGCTCATCATCATCGGCGTTTAAGCTAGCATCCTTGACTCGTTTTGACTTGTGCGACAAGGTATCTCTAGCTTTCTCTGACTGCTCAGCAGCTGAGTCATAGCTTTGAGACGCTTCATCTTTCGCAGACTCCAAAGTCTCCTCAGCTTTGGATTTTGCAGTCTCGTAGTGTTCTTTACTCTTCTCCTTCGCATTCCTACTCTCTCTTTCCGCTTCTTCCTTCAACTTCTCCGCCTTCTCCTTAGCCGCACTCGTTAGATCGCTTGCTTTCTCCTTAGTCGCCTCAACCGTTTCTTCCAACCTCTCCTTAGCGTCTCTTGCCTTGCGTGTTGCTGCGTCCTTAGCTTCTTTAGCCTTCTCCGACACCGTGTCCCCCATGTTATAAGGATAGTTTTCGTCGTGTTTGATTCCAATTTTTCTCTTTAGCCCAATCAGTCCATGACTTATCGGTATTGTCTCCCGACAAACTGTTTTTAACTTGTTTTGACTTGTGAGACAAGTCATCTTTAACTTGACCTACTGAATCATAGCTCTGCGATGCCTTGTCTTTCACGGAACCAATAGTCTCTCTGGCTTTCGATTTTGCTGTCTCGTAAGCCCCTTCTGACTTCTCCATCGTCGCACCAACGTTGTCCCTGACCGTTGTGGTGGTGTGAGTGGTCGGGATGTTCTCTTCATGCTTCAGACCGATTTTCTCCTTGGCCCAATCAGTCCATGATTTATCCTTAGCCGCTTCTTCTGCGATGGTGGCTTTAACACAACACACCGTTACAATAGCCATAAGTACCAAAGATACGATAACTCTCCTCCCTAAACCCATTTTTACTTAACCCTTTGATAATCTATAGACTCTTTTCTCCTCGCAGTTATGAAATAAACAACATGAAAAGCTCATGTGTGGTTTTCTCAGAGGATTTGTGAGGTGATGGCTCTGTTATGTATGTGGGACACGAGAAAAGGTTGACGACACTTGTCCAACTACGTGGCGAGTACCTACTTCTTATGTCGTTTTGATCTTGGATTCGTGCTAAGTGATTACACGTGTTTATATATGTTACCGAATATCGATTTTGCTGGAAGATACTCAACCGACTCACGGTGTTGAAAATAATAGAGAAAGGCTTCTTAGATCTTTATCCATCTCATGGTTCCGTGACATAGTCCATGTCTTACCAAACACAAAAGTTCTCCAGCACTACAATCACTTATGTCGTGTTGGACTATAATCCTTATAGCTGGGCCAGCTTTACCAAATCCAGCACTATAATCCTCTGATGGCATATAGAATGATCTGGGAGCAGCTTAGATTTAATGTTTATAGAATAGAACATAACCTTGCTCATATAagataaactttttttaatgctagttaattatataattaaaaactacaaaatagatcaaatattttaaatagttatttttccattttgttttctaaaatagtGTCTTTCAGGATCAAGTGAAACaaactatgttttattaaaagggtaaataaaaactaaacctTACTTATATGTgtatgacaattttttttttaattatatgcttattaggaaaacattacaaaatatataatatctttctaaatttaagaagattattttacatatatattatctttataAATTTAGATATCAAATTGAAGGATTTTCTAAAAGTGTAGGAATGTGTTAtacatattcaaaaatattatatatttataatatttaaggTCTTCCTAAATagacatttaaaatataactttaatatatatttatgatttttttttaaaaaaaaaattgtgaatatattataaatatttatcaatatttttctAAACTACAAAAGagattatacatatttttttttcgaaaacGAGATTATACAGACAATAATGTTTTCTAATTAAACTATAGATATAGCTCAAATTTAGGAAATTAATTGTATCCATATCTTCCTAAACTATGGATAACCTTAAAGCCTAACTTTTCTTTGCTATTCCCCCAACTATAAGTTACGGTTTTAAGACAGACTTCCAaatttctcttctctctctttttctgtaTATAATAGTTAACCTTAAAGCCTAACTTCTCTTTGCTATTCTCTagttctcttcttttctcttctctctttcttctttggGAGTTCACGtcagaaacataaaaataaacgATAATGGTGACCCCCAAACTCCCATCGGACTTGGAATCAGAAATACTTTCTAGGGTTCCTCCCACATCTGCAAAACGTCTGCAGTTAACTTGCAAGCGATGGAACACTTTGTTCAAAGATCAGAGATTTATCAACAAGCACTTGGGCAAAGCAGCAACACAGATGCTCTTCAAAAAGGATGAATCGGTTTATTCATTCAGTCTCGATTTCAATGGAATCCATAATAGATATGATCAATTTATTACGATTACAGGAAAAATTCAGAGACTGAAGGATTCAGAAGATGTCAAGATATCTAAAATCTTCCACTGTAAAGGTTTATTGTTATGCACGACCAAAGACAAAAATCTCGTGGTTTGGAACCCTTGTACTGGTCAAACCAGGTGGATCCAATCTAACGGGTGCGCCATGGACCATGAGTATTTTCTAGGATACGGAAACAAGAACAAATCATGTGATAGCCTCAAACTCTTGAGGTTTAGATATTATTATTCCTTTGAAATGTATGAGTTTAACTCTGATTCATGGAGAACTTTTCGTGACGATGCTGTTAATTGTGAAATATTATGGCGATCGAGTGGCGTGTCTTTAAAGGGAAATACTTACTGGTTATATTCAGATGATGAAGACGACGACGAGGTGGTTAATTGTATTCTCAAATTTGATTTCACTAAAGAGAGATTTGAACGTCTGTCTCTTCCTTTTCATAATGATGATAATGATGCGGGTGTAGTTCTATCAGTTGTCAGAGAAGAGAAACTTGCGTTGCTATTTcagagctttgatattaataGTCCATTAGAGATGACGATATGGGTGACCAACACTAAGGCTGATGAGGCCAAAGACTTTTCGTGGAGC harbors:
- the LOC108858908 gene encoding putative F-box/kelch-repeat protein At3g17570 is translated as MVTPKLPSDLESEILSRVPPTSAKRLQLTCKRWNTLFKDQRFINKHLGKAATQMLFKKDESVYSFSLDFNGIHNRYDQFITITGKIQRLKDSEDVKISKIFHCKGLLLCTTKDKNLVVWNPCTGQTRWIQSNGCAMDHEYFLGYGNKNKSCDSLKLLRFRYYYSFEMYEFNSDSWRTFRDDAVNCEILWRSSGVSLKGNTYWLYSDDEDDDEVVNCILKFDFTKERFERLSLPFHNDDNDAGVVLSVVREEKLALLFQSFDINSPLEMTIWVTNTKADEAKDFSWSVFLVVDFSRFRECMTRVISFLVDEENKRVMCCHQDFEEKERTIIYVAGEDIHKVVYIEHIPKGIINIDFRRSLQPPSPLLVSYVPSLVQIPLKQSNPDGKRKR